A window from Humidesulfovibrio mexicanus encodes these proteins:
- a CDS encoding DNA-processing protein DprA, which produces MTNLIQPMLAPAALDLGDEGFPLAVARLLGSKTPKTLYCQGNLALLGKPAVGFCGSRKASEKGLRVAADCATQLAQSGIVVVSGYAAGVDYAAHKAAFEAGGSTILVLPEGIEHFRIRKTLVQDWDWDRALVISQFPPSAGWKTYRAMERNTLIIALSRAMIVIEAGATGGTLHAGESTLKMGLPLYVVEYGDMANEAPGNAVLIAKGGIRVRKNPQLGVANVEAIRQAASKPLVVSSMQSASLPLAFAT; this is translated from the coding sequence ATGACGAATCTCATACAGCCGATGCTCGCGCCCGCTGCGCTTGACCTTGGGGATGAAGGCTTTCCCCTGGCTGTTGCTCGCCTGTTGGGAAGCAAGACACCGAAGACGCTGTACTGCCAGGGCAATCTCGCACTGCTTGGCAAGCCCGCCGTAGGCTTCTGCGGTTCGCGCAAGGCCAGCGAAAAAGGGCTCAGAGTCGCCGCCGACTGCGCGACCCAGCTCGCACAAAGCGGCATCGTGGTAGTTTCCGGCTATGCGGCAGGCGTTGACTATGCCGCCCACAAAGCCGCGTTCGAGGCCGGGGGCTCCACCATACTCGTCCTGCCGGAAGGCATTGAACACTTCCGCATCCGCAAAACCCTGGTTCAAGACTGGGACTGGGACCGTGCGCTGGTCATCAGCCAATTCCCGCCGTCTGCGGGCTGGAAAACCTATCGCGCCATGGAGCGCAACACCCTCATCATCGCCCTTTCCCGTGCCATGATCGTCATTGAGGCCGGGGCGACAGGCGGTACCCTGCACGCAGGGGAAAGCACACTGAAAATGGGACTCCCCCTTTATGTGGTCGAATACGGCGACATGGCCAATGAAGCCCCAGGAAATGCCGTGCTCATCGCCAAGGGTGGAATTCGCGTCCGGAAAAATCCGCAGCTCGGTGTCGCCAATGTCGAGGCGATCCGTCAGGCGGCTTCAAAACCGCTTGTGGTCTCCTCCATGCAAAGCGCTTCTCTTCCCCTCGCCTTCGCCACATAA
- the hcp gene encoding hydroxylamine reductase produces the protein MFCNQCEQTAKGTGCTQIGVCGKQPDVAALQDLLIYACQGLSVAAHAVDQKGQHDEATDDFVYAAVFSTLTNVNFDAGRFPALINKAVELRECMKARAASLGASLPATPALAFAPAADIPGLVKQGEEHAINAVDPNADVQSLKQTVIYGIKGVAAYADHAAILGKRDHAVAAYIYEALAKALRTDLDLAAWVDLAMRCGQANLKAMELLDAANTGAYGHPTPTPVPIGHRKGKCILVSGHDLRDLETLLQATEGKGIDIYTHGEMLPCHGYPKLKAYKHFFGHYGTAWQNQIKEFAEFPGAILMTTNCIQKPAASYMPNIFTTGLVGWPGAVHVGNQDFSAVIERALALPGFTDDLDKGEVLVGFGHNAVMNVAGAVIDAVKAGKIRHFFLVGGCDGAKPGRNYYTEFVEKAPADTVILTLACGKFRFFDKKLGDIGGIPRLLDIGQCNDAYSAIQIALALAGAFNCGVNELPLSLILSWYEQKAVAILLTLLSLGIKDIRLGPSLPAFVTPNVLNFLVENFNIKPISTPDEDLKAILG, from the coding sequence ATGTTTTGCAATCAGTGTGAACAGACCGCCAAGGGAACAGGATGCACGCAGATCGGCGTGTGCGGCAAGCAGCCCGACGTGGCCGCCCTGCAGGACCTCTTGATATACGCCTGCCAGGGCCTCAGCGTGGCGGCCCACGCCGTGGACCAGAAAGGCCAGCACGACGAGGCCACGGACGATTTCGTCTATGCCGCCGTGTTCAGCACCCTGACCAACGTCAACTTCGACGCCGGGCGCTTCCCGGCGCTCATCAACAAGGCCGTGGAACTGCGCGAGTGCATGAAGGCCCGCGCCGCCAGCCTGGGCGCAAGCCTGCCCGCCACCCCGGCGCTCGCCTTCGCCCCGGCGGCCGACATCCCCGGCCTGGTGAAGCAGGGCGAAGAACACGCCATCAACGCCGTGGACCCCAACGCCGATGTGCAGTCCCTCAAGCAGACCGTCATCTACGGCATCAAAGGCGTAGCCGCCTACGCCGACCACGCGGCCATCCTGGGAAAGCGCGACCACGCCGTGGCCGCATACATATACGAGGCCCTGGCCAAGGCCCTGCGCACCGACCTGGACCTGGCCGCCTGGGTGGACCTGGCCATGCGCTGCGGCCAGGCCAACCTCAAGGCCATGGAGCTCCTGGACGCCGCCAACACCGGCGCATACGGGCATCCCACGCCCACGCCCGTGCCCATCGGCCACCGCAAGGGCAAGTGCATCCTGGTCTCCGGCCACGACCTGCGCGACCTGGAGACGCTGCTTCAGGCGACCGAGGGCAAGGGCATCGACATCTACACCCACGGCGAGATGCTGCCCTGCCACGGCTACCCCAAGCTCAAGGCCTACAAGCACTTCTTCGGTCACTACGGCACGGCCTGGCAGAACCAGATCAAGGAATTCGCCGAGTTCCCCGGCGCCATCCTCATGACCACCAACTGCATCCAGAAGCCGGCCGCCAGTTACATGCCCAACATCTTCACCACCGGGCTGGTGGGCTGGCCCGGCGCGGTGCACGTGGGCAACCAGGACTTCAGCGCGGTCATTGAGCGCGCCCTGGCCCTGCCCGGCTTCACCGACGACCTGGACAAGGGCGAGGTGCTGGTGGGCTTCGGCCACAACGCCGTCATGAACGTGGCCGGGGCGGTCATCGACGCCGTGAAGGCCGGAAAGATCCGCCACTTCTTCCTGGTGGGCGGCTGCGACGGGGCCAAGCCCGGCCGCAACTACTACACCGAGTTCGTGGAAAAGGCCCCGGCCGACACCGTGATCCTCACCCTGGCCTGCGGCAAGTTCCGCTTCTTCGACAAGAAGCTCGGCGACATCGGCGGCATTCCGCGCCTGCTCGACATCGGCCAGTGCAACGACGCCTACTCCGCCATCCAGATCGCCCTGGCCCTGGCCGGTGCCTTCAACTGCGGGGTCAACGAACTGCCGCTCTCCCTCATCCTGTCCTGGTACGAGCAGAAGGCCGTGGCCATCCTGCTCACCCTGCTGTCGCTGGGCATCAAGGACATCCGCCTGGGGCCCAGCCTGCCCGCCTTCGTGACCCCGAACGTGCTGAACTTCCTGGTGGAAAACTTCAACATCAAGCCCATCAGCACCCCGGACGAGGATTTGAAGGCCATCCTGGGCTAG
- a CDS encoding ATP-binding protein, which yields MRATRKLITVNEDLCNGCGNCVTGCAEGALAIIDGKARLVNEVFCDGLGACLGECPTGALSIVEVEAEDFDPAAVTAHLSAQGRETPDHMPDPASLRLGAGCPGSRAMTLGGGAAPGASACQQANVPRQQSPAISNLAHWPIQLRLVPPSAPFLQNARLLLTADCVPPSLPDFNDRHLPGRVLLLGCPKFDDAQSHIDKLTAILAANSIKDITVLQMEVPCCNGMTAIARRAVQAAESGVPVNTIVVTRDGQIQNPPSGGLRPLG from the coding sequence ATGCGAGCCACCCGAAAGCTCATCACCGTGAACGAGGACCTCTGCAACGGCTGCGGCAACTGCGTCACCGGCTGCGCCGAGGGCGCGCTGGCCATCATCGACGGCAAGGCCAGGCTGGTGAACGAGGTGTTCTGCGACGGCCTGGGCGCATGTCTGGGCGAGTGCCCCACCGGCGCGCTCAGCATTGTGGAAGTGGAGGCCGAGGACTTCGATCCCGCGGCCGTGACCGCCCACCTGAGCGCCCAAGGCCGCGAAACGCCCGACCACATGCCCGACCCCGCGAGCCTTCGGCTTGGCGCGGGCTGCCCGGGCAGCCGGGCCATGACCCTGGGCGGCGGAGCCGCGCCCGGCGCGAGCGCCTGCCAGCAGGCCAACGTGCCGCGCCAGCAAAGCCCGGCCATCTCCAACCTCGCCCACTGGCCCATCCAGCTGCGCCTGGTGCCGCCAAGCGCACCTTTTCTGCAGAACGCCCGGCTGCTGCTCACGGCCGACTGCGTCCCTCCCTCGCTGCCGGACTTCAACGACCGCCACCTTCCCGGACGCGTGCTGCTGCTTGGCTGCCCCAAGTTCGACGATGCGCAAAGCCACATCGACAAGCTGACCGCAATCCTTGCCGCCAACAGCATCAAGGACATCACCGTGCTGCAGATGGAGGTGCCCTGCTGCAACGGCATGACCGCCATCGCCCGGCGCGCGGTCCAGGCTGCGGAAAGCGGCGTGCCCGTGAACACCATTGTCGTCACCCGCGACGGCCAGATTCAGAACCCGCCCTCCGGCGGACTGCGCCCCCTGGGCTGA
- a CDS encoding cupin domain-containing protein, whose product MKIHRIPENPFKDTGPAMTLVHESEHMKAINFNFKAGQALPLHSHNIEGELALTILEGEGEFLSEDGKVPAKAGDVLVCPISTPHGVSAATDMRVLVVIAPPI is encoded by the coding sequence ATGAAGATCCACCGCATTCCCGAAAACCCCTTCAAGGATACCGGCCCGGCCATGACCCTTGTGCACGAAAGCGAGCACATGAAGGCCATCAACTTCAACTTCAAGGCGGGCCAGGCCCTGCCCCTGCACTCGCACAACATCGAGGGCGAACTGGCGCTGACCATTCTGGAAGGCGAGGGCGAATTCCTTTCCGAGGACGGCAAGGTTCCGGCCAAGGCCGGAGATGTGCTGGTGTGCCCCATCTCCACACCGCACGGCGTAAGCGCCGCCACGGACATGCGCGTGCTGGTGGTCATCGCCCCGCCCATCTAG
- a CDS encoding formylglycine-generating enzyme family protein codes for MRRLPAALVLALCLAVPARAADPAVPKAATPAGAEPASTAAAEPAPGAEWRETITGMEFRWIPTGCFVMGAPEDEPGREDDEGPQHTVCLSGFWMGATEVTGGQWRAVLGDDPSLIKNDDQYPVDMISWDMAQNYVRELNARTGGGFRLPTEAEWEYACRAGTTTAYSFGPEITKEQAAFDKPFRLAAEPIAPKKRRGSRRKAIRRQPRTWPNMHTTLAASYPANAFGLHDMHGNLWEWCQDEYDAEAYRKTAKENPVVRGDGESRVMRGGSWVTKADALRSANRSHAWPDMATAFYGLRLVRDARPAEPLPETEKP; via the coding sequence GTGAGGCGGCTGCCCGCGGCCCTGGTCCTGGCGCTCTGCCTGGCCGTCCCGGCCCGCGCCGCCGATCCCGCCGTGCCGAAAGCGGCCACGCCCGCCGGGGCCGAACCCGCCTCAACAGCCGCCGCCGAGCCCGCGCCCGGGGCCGAGTGGCGCGAAACCATCACCGGCATGGAGTTCCGCTGGATTCCCACGGGCTGCTTCGTCATGGGCGCGCCGGAGGACGAGCCCGGCCGCGAGGACGACGAGGGGCCGCAGCACACGGTGTGCCTGTCCGGTTTCTGGATGGGCGCCACGGAGGTGACCGGGGGCCAATGGCGGGCCGTCTTGGGGGACGATCCCTCGCTCATCAAGAACGACGACCAGTACCCTGTGGACATGATCTCCTGGGACATGGCCCAGAACTACGTGCGCGAGCTGAACGCCCGCACGGGCGGCGGCTTCCGCCTACCCACCGAGGCCGAGTGGGAATACGCTTGCCGCGCCGGAACGACCACGGCCTACAGCTTCGGACCGGAAATCACGAAGGAGCAGGCGGCGTTCGACAAGCCCTTCCGGCTGGCGGCCGAGCCCATCGCCCCGAAAAAACGGCGCGGCTCCCGGCGCAAGGCGATCCGGCGGCAGCCGCGCACGTGGCCCAACATGCACACCACGCTGGCAGCCAGCTATCCGGCCAACGCCTTTGGCCTGCACGACATGCACGGCAATCTTTGGGAATGGTGCCAGGACGAATACGACGCCGAGGCCTACCGCAAGACGGCGAAGGAGAATCCGGTGGTGCGCGGCGATGGCGAATCCCGCGTCATGCGCGGGGGGTCCTGGGTGACCAAGGCCGATGCCCTGCGCAGCGCCAACCGCAGCCACGCCTGGCCGGACATGGCCACGGCCTTCTATGGCCTGCGCCTGGTGCGCGACGCCCGGCCAGCCGAGCCCTTGCCGGAAACCGAAAAGCCCTAG
- a CDS encoding manganese efflux pump MntP, protein MPFATLLAIAVALAMDAFAVALATGICLGRVRPGHVLRMAGAFGLFQALMPVAGWLLGFSVRGRIEAFDHWLAFALLAFVGGKMIWEGLTQTPDDPGCEPVDRTRGWPLLVLAVATSVDALAVGLSFAMLGQGILVPALVIGVVCFAITALGLRIGCMARRVAAIGRYAELLGGAVLLAIGLRILLEHGALSFA, encoded by the coding sequence ATGCCCTTTGCAACGCTTTTGGCCATCGCCGTGGCGCTGGCCATGGACGCCTTCGCGGTGGCGCTGGCCACGGGCATTTGCCTGGGCCGGGTGCGGCCGGGACACGTGCTGCGCATGGCCGGGGCCTTTGGCCTGTTCCAGGCGCTCATGCCCGTGGCGGGCTGGCTGCTGGGCTTTTCCGTGCGCGGGCGCATAGAGGCCTTTGACCATTGGCTGGCCTTCGCGCTGCTGGCCTTTGTGGGCGGCAAGATGATCTGGGAGGGGCTGACCCAGACCCCCGACGACCCCGGCTGCGAGCCCGTGGACCGCACGCGCGGCTGGCCGCTTCTGGTCCTGGCCGTGGCCACCAGCGTCGACGCCCTGGCTGTGGGGCTTTCCTTTGCGATGCTCGGGCAGGGCATCCTGGTTCCGGCGCTGGTCATCGGCGTGGTGTGCTTCGCCATCACCGCCCTGGGCTTGAGGATAGGCTGCATGGCGCGGCGCGTGGCGGCCATCGGCCGCTATGCGGAGCTTTTGGGCGGCGCGGTGCTTCTGGCCATCGGGCTGCGCATCTTGCTGGAACACGGCGCCCTGTCCTTCGCGTAG
- the cysS gene encoding cysteine--tRNA ligase, with product MRLYNTLGRTKQEFVPQRGNAVSMYVCGITAYDFCHIGHARSAVVFDVLVRYLRHKGYDVTFVRNFTDVDDKIIKRANEVGVSSQEIAEKFIGEFYVDMDALGVLRADVEPKCTEHIAEMVALTQGLIAKGHAYATPSGDVYFAVRSFPGYGKLSGRNIEDLVSGARVEPGEEKRDPLDFALWKAAKPGEPSWQSPWGLGRPGWHLECSAMSEKYMPLPLDIHGGGQDLAFPHHENEIAQSEAATGKDFAKFWVHNGFVQINSEKMSKSLGNFFTIRDILARFLPQVLRYFLLTMHYRSPLDFSFDALEEAEKGARRVYAALSQIDAALAGTKWSKTPLPQDILDEQAGYEQGFVEAFEDDLNTAAALGHLFGMVRLAGRVLDDKAYRKSEAGRELLARIKAEVAKWSGVLGVFGQEPEAFLAALKACRAGRAGIEPARVEALLAERLEARKAKDFARSDAIRDELAAMKVEVKDTPQGQAWDVL from the coding sequence ATGCGCCTGTACAACACCCTTGGCCGGACCAAGCAGGAATTCGTCCCCCAGCGCGGCAACGCCGTGTCCATGTACGTTTGCGGCATCACCGCCTACGACTTCTGCCACATCGGCCACGCGCGCAGCGCCGTGGTCTTCGACGTGCTGGTGCGCTATCTGCGGCACAAGGGCTATGACGTGACCTTTGTGCGCAACTTCACCGACGTGGACGACAAGATCATCAAGCGCGCCAATGAAGTGGGCGTCAGCTCCCAGGAGATCGCCGAGAAGTTCATCGGCGAGTTCTATGTGGACATGGACGCGCTGGGCGTGCTGCGCGCGGACGTGGAGCCCAAGTGCACCGAGCACATCGCGGAGATGGTCGCGCTTACCCAGGGGCTTATCGCCAAGGGCCATGCCTACGCCACGCCGAGCGGCGACGTGTATTTCGCGGTGCGCAGCTTCCCCGGCTACGGCAAGCTCTCCGGCCGCAACATCGAGGATCTGGTTTCCGGCGCGCGCGTGGAGCCCGGGGAGGAAAAGCGCGACCCGCTGGACTTCGCCTTGTGGAAGGCGGCCAAGCCCGGCGAGCCCTCCTGGCAGAGCCCCTGGGGACTGGGACGCCCCGGCTGGCACCTGGAGTGCAGCGCCATGAGCGAGAAGTACATGCCGCTTCCTCTGGACATCCACGGCGGCGGTCAGGATTTGGCCTTTCCGCACCACGAGAACGAGATCGCCCAGAGCGAGGCGGCCACGGGCAAGGATTTCGCCAAGTTCTGGGTGCATAACGGCTTCGTGCAGATCAACTCCGAGAAGATGTCCAAGTCCCTGGGCAACTTTTTCACCATTCGCGACATTCTGGCCCGGTTCCTGCCCCAGGTGCTGCGCTATTTCCTGCTCACCATGCACTATCGCAGCCCGCTGGATTTCTCCTTCGACGCGCTGGAGGAGGCGGAAAAGGGCGCGCGCCGCGTGTACGCCGCCCTGTCCCAGATCGATGCGGCCCTTGCCGGGACCAAGTGGTCCAAGACGCCGCTGCCGCAGGATATTCTGGACGAGCAGGCCGGGTATGAGCAGGGCTTCGTGGAGGCTTTCGAGGATGACCTGAACACCGCCGCGGCCCTGGGGCACCTGTTCGGCATGGTGCGTTTGGCCGGGCGTGTGCTGGACGACAAGGCCTACCGCAAGTCCGAGGCCGGGCGCGAGCTGCTTGCGCGCATCAAGGCCGAGGTGGCCAAGTGGTCGGGCGTGCTGGGCGTGTTCGGGCAGGAGCCCGAGGCCTTTTTGGCGGCCCTGAAAGCCTGCCGCGCCGGGCGCGCGGGCATTGAACCGGCACGGGTGGAGGCCCTGCTGGCCGAGCGCCTGGAGGCGAGGAAGGCCAAGGACTTCGCCCGCTCCGACGCCATTCGCGACGAGTTGGCCGCCATGAAGGTGGAAGTGAAGGACACCCCGCAGGGCCAGGCCTGGGACGTGTTGTAG
- a CDS encoding sigma-54 dependent transcriptional regulator, translating to MSERTILFIAEPQSVSGIFPALRDAGVQAGVADGLTSALAFLKRSQPALIFSRPSMSGYDAMALLSRLAELGDKGEAAPPVIIFSRSGSAEEAQKYLELGARDYWLEPLAWEKIHLVLPPAEETPDPPRVAAPRLASNAAGPLVLSNASSGSAGHGGRLSSNAASPVARTAGQQDSTAGRFQIIGRHPAVQRVLALARQVARSKATVLISGPSGTGKEMFARFIHHNSDRAREPFVAINCAALPEHLLESELFGHEKGAFTGAINRKLGKFELAQGGTILLDEITEMDLALQAKLLRVLQEGEIDRVGGVETISVDVRVLATTNRDIEQAVREGKFRQDLFYRLNVIPLRLPALSERGGDVMLLADYFAAKYAAAYGMGQQAFAEDARAWLAAYDWPGNVRELQNLMERAVLLAQGGPIQQRHFLLDGDAWGIDLPEADAPGHEPAPAGTDAAPQPAPPTTRQEAVSVMPLHEMEKQLILKSLSETSGNRTQAAELLGISVRTLRNKLNEYREQGLEV from the coding sequence ATGTCAGAGCGGACGATTCTCTTCATCGCCGAGCCGCAATCCGTCAGCGGCATCTTTCCCGCCCTGCGCGACGCCGGGGTGCAGGCTGGCGTCGCCGACGGCCTCACCTCCGCCCTGGCCTTCCTCAAGCGTTCGCAGCCCGCGCTCATTTTCTCGCGGCCCAGCATGTCCGGCTACGACGCCATGGCCCTGCTCTCCCGCCTGGCCGAACTGGGGGACAAGGGCGAGGCCGCGCCGCCGGTGATCATCTTCTCGCGCTCCGGCAGCGCGGAGGAGGCCCAGAAGTATCTGGAACTGGGCGCGCGCGACTACTGGCTGGAGCCGCTGGCCTGGGAGAAGATCCACCTGGTGCTGCCCCCGGCGGAAGAAACGCCGGACCCGCCGCGCGTCGCCGCGCCGCGCCTGGCCTCCAACGCCGCCGGGCCGCTGGTCCTGTCCAACGCCTCGTCCGGCTCCGCGGGCCATGGCGGGAGGCTTTCCTCCAACGCCGCCAGTCCCGTGGCCCGCACCGCAGGGCAGCAGGACTCCACGGCCGGGCGCTTCCAGATCATCGGCCGACACCCGGCGGTGCAGCGTGTGCTGGCGCTGGCCCGGCAGGTGGCGCGCAGCAAGGCCACGGTGCTCATCTCCGGCCCCTCCGGCACCGGCAAGGAAATGTTCGCCCGCTTCATCCACCACAATTCCGACCGCGCGCGCGAGCCTTTTGTGGCCATCAACTGCGCGGCCCTGCCCGAGCACCTGCTGGAAAGCGAGCTCTTCGGCCACGAAAAGGGCGCGTTCACCGGGGCCATCAACCGCAAGCTGGGCAAGTTCGAGCTGGCCCAGGGCGGCACCATTCTGCTGGACGAGATCACCGAAATGGATTTGGCCCTGCAGGCCAAGCTGCTGCGCGTGCTGCAGGAGGGCGAGATCGACCGCGTGGGCGGGGTGGAGACCATCAGCGTGGACGTGCGCGTGCTGGCCACCACCAACCGCGACATCGAGCAGGCCGTGCGCGAGGGCAAGTTCCGCCAGGACCTGTTCTACCGTCTGAACGTCATTCCGCTGCGGCTGCCTGCGCTTTCCGAGCGCGGCGGCGACGTGATGCTTCTGGCCGACTATTTCGCCGCCAAGTACGCCGCGGCCTACGGCATGGGGCAGCAAGCCTTTGCCGAGGACGCCCGCGCCTGGCTTGCCGCCTATGATTGGCCGGGCAATGTCCGCGAGCTGCAGAACCTCATGGAGCGCGCCGTGCTGCTGGCCCAGGGCGGACCCATCCAGCAGCGGCACTTCCTGCTCGACGGCGACGCCTGGGGCATTGATTTGCCGGAGGCCGATGCGCCGGGGCACGAACCCGCCCCCGCCGGGACGGACGCAGCCCCGCAGCCCGCGCCGCCCACCACCCGGCAGGAGGCCGTGTCCGTCATGCCCCTGCACGAGATGGAGAAGCAGCTCATCCTCAAGAGCCTAAGCGAGACCAGCGGCAACCGCACCCAGGCGGCGGAGCTTTTGGGCATCTCCGTGCGCACCCTGCGCAACAAATTGAACGAGTACCGCGAGCAGGGGCTGGAAGTGTAG